In Pseudomonas sp. GCEP-101, one DNA window encodes the following:
- a CDS encoding HD domain-containing protein, which produces MSALDPLRWASLWRQLGGTAPPGSFAELERHYGGSDRHYHGAPHILACLAHFDRLRELADQPAQVELALWLHDVIYDTRRHDNEAASAALACGWLAERGLARHGEVLHALIMATCHQAGDLAGDAALVADIDLSILASAPPVYAQYQAAVRREYAWVPDALFNAGRAKVLRQLLDQAPLYQTPTLRRDWEAPARANLEGELQTLAPA; this is translated from the coding sequence ATGAGCGCACTTGACCCGTTGCGCTGGGCATCGCTCTGGCGCCAGCTCGGCGGCACGGCGCCTCCGGGCAGCTTTGCCGAGCTGGAGCGTCACTACGGCGGCAGCGACCGGCATTACCACGGCGCGCCGCACATCCTCGCCTGCCTGGCGCACTTCGACCGCCTGCGCGAGCTGGCCGACCAGCCGGCACAGGTGGAACTGGCGTTGTGGCTGCACGACGTGATCTACGACACCCGGCGCCACGACAACGAGGCCGCCAGTGCGGCGCTGGCCTGTGGCTGGCTCGCCGAGCGGGGTCTGGCCCGGCATGGCGAGGTGCTGCACGCGCTGATCATGGCGACCTGTCACCAGGCCGGCGACCTTGCCGGCGATGCCGCGCTGGTGGCGGATATCGACCTGTCGATCCTGGCCAGCGCCCCACCGGTGTATGCGCAGTACCAGGCCGCCGTGCGCCGCGAATATGCCTGGGTTCCGGACGCGTTGTTCAACGCGGGACGGGCGAAGGTGCTGCGCCAGCTGCTCGACCAGGCGCCGCTCTACCAGACGCCAACGCTGCGGCGCGACTGGGAGGCCCCTGCGCGGGCCAACCTCGAAGGGGAACTGCAGACCCTGGCCCCCGCATAA
- the sstT gene encoding serine/threonine transporter SstT has product MTLPTPTLVQRLKGTSLVLRIFIGMLCGIALALLWPQGAAAVGLLGKLFISALKAVAPVLVLVLVMASIANHKQGQRTHIRPILVLYLIGTFSAAVIAVMASFAFPSTLVLSAPTSELAPPGGIGEVLRSLLFSVTTNPVKALLEADFIAILAWAIGLGVALRHARQSTRDLLDDLAGGVTLIVRVVIAFAPLGIFGLVAGTIAESGFDALIGYLHLLAVLLGCMLFVALVVNPLIVFAKIRRNPYPLVLMCLRESGITAFFTRSSAANIPVNLQLCERLGLHEDTYSVSIPLGATINMAGAAITISVLTLAAVHTLGIAVDLPTAILLSVVASICACGASGLAGGSLLLIPLACGLFGISSEVAMQVVAVGFIIGILQDSAETALNSSTDVLFTAAACLAEGDVDAPPAGERA; this is encoded by the coding sequence ACTCCCACTCTTGTGCAGCGACTCAAGGGCACCAGCCTGGTCCTGCGAATCTTCATCGGCATGCTCTGCGGCATCGCCCTCGCCCTGCTCTGGCCGCAAGGCGCAGCAGCGGTCGGCCTGCTCGGCAAGCTGTTCATTTCCGCCCTGAAAGCCGTGGCGCCGGTGCTCGTGCTGGTGCTGGTGATGGCCTCCATCGCCAACCACAAGCAGGGCCAGCGCACGCACATCCGGCCGATCCTCGTGCTCTACCTGATCGGCACCTTCTCGGCGGCGGTGATCGCGGTGATGGCCAGCTTCGCCTTCCCCTCGACCCTGGTGCTGAGCGCGCCGACCAGCGAACTGGCGCCGCCCGGCGGCATCGGCGAAGTGCTGCGCTCGCTGCTGTTCAGCGTCACCACCAACCCGGTGAAGGCGCTGCTGGAGGCCGATTTCATCGCCATCCTGGCCTGGGCCATCGGCTTGGGCGTCGCCCTGCGCCACGCGCGCCAGAGCACCCGCGACCTGCTCGACGACCTGGCCGGTGGCGTCACCCTGATCGTCCGCGTGGTAATCGCCTTCGCCCCGCTGGGCATCTTCGGCCTGGTGGCCGGCACCATCGCCGAATCCGGCTTCGATGCGCTGATCGGCTACCTGCACCTGCTGGCCGTGCTGCTGGGCTGCATGCTCTTCGTGGCGCTGGTGGTCAACCCGTTGATCGTCTTCGCCAAGATTCGCCGCAACCCGTACCCGCTGGTGCTGATGTGCCTGCGCGAAAGCGGCATCACCGCCTTCTTCACCCGCAGCTCGGCGGCCAACATCCCGGTCAACCTGCAGCTGTGCGAACGCCTGGGCCTGCACGAGGACACCTACTCGGTGTCGATCCCGCTGGGCGCCACCATCAACATGGCCGGCGCCGCGATCACCATCAGCGTGCTGACCCTGGCGGCGGTGCACACCCTCGGCATCGCCGTGGACCTGCCCACCGCCATCCTGCTCAGCGTGGTGGCCTCGATCTGCGCCTGCGGCGCCTCCGGCTTGGCCGGCGGCTCGCTGCTGCTGATCCCGCTGGCCTGCGGCCTGTTCGGTATCTCCAGCGAAGTGGCGATGCAGGTGGTAGCGGTCGGCTTCATCATCGGCATCCTCCAGGACTCCGCCGAGACCGCGCTGAACTCCTCCACCGACGTGCTCTTCACCGCCGCGGCATGCCTCGCCGAAGGCGACGTGGACGCCCCGCCGGCAGGCGAACGCGCCTGA
- a CDS encoding helix-turn-helix transcriptional regulator → MHNLFREVGMHANLGRAIEQIGQPRFWKQLVLLLHQWLPFDNALAMFYPASGTPVALEEYDAEPTAGPAAMAIYLDGLYQLDPFYQACREGVPSGLYRLEEISPDQFRQSEYFLSYFHDNVLEDEVQFILQLPGQGALSLSLGMRRPFDGEQTGLLAMLCPWVLALMRQHWQQHSQRLLPGVSDGVAVQVRDALSHFGAGVLSERELEIARLILRGYSSKAMAERLAISPETIKVHRRHLYNKLDISSQPELFSLFLQSLGHDPENP, encoded by the coding sequence ATGCACAACCTGTTCCGCGAGGTCGGCATGCACGCCAACCTCGGCCGCGCCATCGAGCAGATCGGCCAGCCACGTTTCTGGAAGCAACTGGTCCTGCTGCTGCATCAATGGCTGCCGTTCGATAACGCCCTGGCGATGTTCTACCCGGCCAGCGGCACGCCGGTGGCGCTGGAGGAATACGACGCCGAACCCACCGCCGGCCCGGCAGCCATGGCGATCTACCTCGACGGCCTGTACCAGCTCGACCCGTTCTACCAGGCCTGCCGCGAGGGCGTGCCCAGCGGGCTGTACCGGCTGGAGGAGATCTCCCCGGACCAGTTCCGCCAGAGCGAATACTTCCTCAGCTACTTCCACGACAACGTGCTGGAGGACGAGGTGCAGTTCATCCTGCAACTGCCCGGCCAGGGCGCGCTGTCGCTGTCACTGGGCATGCGCCGGCCGTTCGATGGCGAGCAGACGGGCCTGCTGGCGATGCTCTGCCCCTGGGTGCTGGCGCTGATGCGGCAGCACTGGCAGCAGCACAGCCAGCGCCTGCTGCCGGGTGTGAGCGATGGCGTGGCGGTGCAGGTGCGCGATGCCTTGAGCCACTTCGGCGCCGGCGTGCTCTCCGAACGCGAACTGGAGATCGCCCGGCTGATCCTGCGGGGTTACTCCTCCAAGGCCATGGCCGAGCGCCTGGCGATTTCGCCGGAAACCATCAAGGTCCACCGCCGCCACCTGTACAACAAGCTCGACATTTCCTCGCAGCCGGAGCTGTTCTCGCTGTTCCTGCAGTCGCTGGGGCACGATCCGGAGAACCCCTGA
- a CDS encoding mucoidy inhibitor MuiA family protein: MPFRFHPLILAMAAASFSTALLAAPQVADSRISAVTVYTDRAIVTRTATLQLPAGQHEIALEQLPQRIDDNSLQASLAASAAATLLDVSSAPQVSPPSEDNRLQQLDAQLREIERQEREISDRGSVLANQKQFLADIQASSTKPGKNQALPSIEELKNLLQMSESNLGRLLDEQRQLDQQSEALQQRRQELENQRSHLAGDGTHYKRAILRVALEKPAQVRVQLSYTLYDASWRPAYDARLRDGEEQIEMTYQGIVRQSSGEDWTDVDLTLSTARPNLGSSVPALSPWFVDTFDPRTVMVPRPAPAPAAPMMALEAKKAQRFAADEQAAAGALAEMSDMPVAVADVSGATTSASFHIPTRATLNSDGSSQKVAIAQFKLPATFRYLATPSLREAAYLQADTRNASDYPLLPGTLNTYLGNTFVASGQLRAVMPGETFELALGGDEAMAIKRKLVNRYTDYTGLTGGRKRITYEFRIEAQNNHKTEQRLQFKDQLPVSRNEQIKVALLEPEDQAATREDDGKLRWDWQLKPGEKRSTTFKFSVEYPKELDVTGLD, from the coding sequence ATGCCCTTTCGATTCCACCCTCTGATCCTGGCCATGGCCGCTGCATCGTTCAGTACGGCGCTGCTGGCCGCTCCGCAGGTAGCCGACAGCCGCATCAGCGCCGTCACCGTCTATACCGACCGCGCCATCGTCACCCGCACCGCCACCCTGCAATTGCCCGCTGGCCAGCACGAAATTGCCCTCGAGCAGTTGCCCCAGCGCATCGATGACAACAGCCTGCAGGCCTCGCTCGCCGCCAGCGCCGCCGCCACCCTGCTCGACGTCAGCAGCGCGCCCCAGGTGTCGCCACCGTCGGAGGACAACCGCCTGCAACAGCTCGACGCGCAGTTGCGGGAGATCGAGCGGCAGGAACGCGAGATCAGCGACCGCGGCAGCGTGCTGGCGAACCAGAAGCAGTTCCTCGCCGACATCCAGGCCAGCAGCACCAAGCCAGGGAAGAACCAGGCGCTGCCGAGCATCGAGGAGCTGAAGAACCTGCTGCAGATGAGCGAAAGCAACCTGGGCCGCCTCCTCGACGAACAGCGCCAGCTCGACCAGCAAAGCGAAGCACTGCAGCAACGCAGGCAGGAGCTGGAAAACCAGCGCAGCCACCTCGCCGGCGACGGCACCCACTACAAGCGCGCGATCCTTCGCGTGGCGCTGGAGAAGCCCGCGCAAGTGCGCGTGCAACTGAGCTACACGCTCTACGACGCCTCCTGGCGGCCGGCCTACGATGCGCGCCTGCGCGATGGCGAAGAGCAGATCGAGATGACCTATCAGGGCATCGTCCGGCAGAGCAGCGGCGAGGACTGGACCGACGTCGACCTCACCCTGTCCACCGCCCGCCCGAACCTGGGCAGCAGCGTGCCGGCGCTCTCGCCATGGTTCGTCGACACCTTCGACCCGCGCACGGTCATGGTCCCGCGCCCCGCGCCGGCCCCCGCCGCGCCGATGATGGCGCTGGAGGCGAAGAAGGCGCAGCGCTTCGCCGCCGACGAACAGGCCGCCGCCGGCGCCCTGGCGGAAATGTCGGACATGCCCGTCGCCGTGGCTGACGTCAGCGGCGCCACCACCAGCGCTTCCTTCCACATCCCGACCCGCGCCACGCTCAACAGCGACGGCAGCTCGCAGAAGGTCGCCATTGCCCAGTTCAAGCTGCCGGCGACCTTCCGCTACCTGGCCACGCCATCGCTGCGCGAAGCCGCCTACCTGCAGGCCGACACCCGCAACGCCAGCGACTATCCGCTGCTGCCCGGCACCCTCAACACCTACCTGGGCAACACCTTCGTCGCCAGCGGCCAGCTGCGCGCGGTGATGCCGGGCGAGACCTTCGAGCTGGCCCTGGGCGGCGACGAAGCCATGGCCATCAAGCGCAAGCTGGTCAACCGCTACACCGACTACACCGGCCTCACCGGCGGGCGCAAGCGCATCACCTACGAGTTCCGCATCGAGGCGCAGAACAACCACAAGACCGAGCAGCGCCTGCAGTTCAAGGACCAGTTGCCGGTGTCGCGCAACGAACAGATCAAGGTCGCCCTGCTGGAGCCCGAAGACCAGGCAGCCACCCGCGAGGACGACGGCAAGCTGCGGTGGGACTGGCAGCTGAAACCGGGCGAGAAACGCAGCACCACCTTCAAGTTCAGCGTCGAGTATCCCAAGGAACTGGACGTCACCGGGCTGGACTGA
- a CDS encoding APC family permease, with amino-acid sequence MSASPAPASALKPSLGVLDVVAITVSAVTPASSVFVIAPFAVQQAGSGAFLAFVFAGFLALMFAWCYAELGRAHSSAGGEYVYAKRVFGGLAGYATFLTVLVSLLFIPPVLATGAATYLNNALGTRFDTQTVALVIVAASYVLGILNIRVNAWITGVFLLCEVAALLVIVVLGFGHVSQPLNVLLQPQHIDGGILAAAPWALVIGAVGTALFSYNGFGGAVLLAEDMKCGGRNVHRAVIWSLLLVVAIEIVPLTALLLGAPSLKDMIASPDPVGYLLTAHGNETLSRLVSAGIFLSVFNAIVAIVIQVGRVIFSSGRDELWTPLMNRAFTRIHPRWESPWIATLFLGVPSAALSFSSNLAELTSFTVLLLVMVYLVVALCALFSRVLRRDREHPYRMPLWPLPAMLAVLGAGYLLLNLLLDASSRDVMIIVGILAVSVILYSTYGKLSPAFQKL; translated from the coding sequence ATGAGCGCTTCCCCTGCGCCAGCGAGCGCGCTCAAGCCCAGCCTGGGCGTGCTCGATGTAGTCGCCATCACCGTCTCGGCGGTCACCCCCGCCAGCTCCGTTTTCGTCATCGCACCCTTCGCCGTCCAGCAGGCCGGCAGCGGCGCTTTCCTGGCCTTCGTCTTCGCCGGCTTCCTGGCCCTGATGTTCGCCTGGTGCTACGCCGAACTGGGCCGCGCCCACAGCTCCGCCGGCGGCGAGTACGTCTACGCCAAGCGCGTGTTCGGCGGCCTCGCCGGCTACGCCACCTTCCTCACCGTGCTGGTTTCGCTGCTGTTCATCCCGCCGGTGCTGGCGACCGGCGCGGCGACCTACCTGAACAACGCCCTGGGCACCCGCTTCGATACCCAGACCGTCGCCCTGGTGATCGTCGCCGCCAGCTACGTGCTGGGCATCCTCAACATCCGGGTGAACGCCTGGATCACCGGGGTGTTCCTGCTCTGCGAAGTAGCCGCGCTGCTGGTCATCGTGGTGCTCGGCTTCGGCCACGTCAGCCAGCCGCTGAACGTCCTGCTGCAGCCGCAGCACATCGACGGCGGGATACTGGCCGCTGCGCCCTGGGCGCTGGTGATCGGCGCCGTGGGCACTGCGCTGTTCTCCTACAACGGCTTCGGCGGCGCGGTGCTGCTGGCCGAGGACATGAAGTGCGGCGGGCGCAACGTGCACCGCGCGGTGATCTGGTCGCTGCTGCTGGTGGTGGCCATCGAGATCGTTCCGCTGACGGCGTTGCTGCTGGGCGCGCCGTCGCTCAAGGACATGATCGCCAGCCCCGACCCGGTCGGCTACCTGCTCACCGCCCATGGCAACGAAACGCTGTCGCGGCTGGTCAGCGCGGGCATCTTCCTCTCGGTGTTCAACGCCATCGTCGCCATCGTCATCCAGGTCGGCCGGGTGATCTTCAGCAGCGGCCGCGACGAGCTGTGGACGCCGCTGATGAACCGTGCCTTCACCCGCATCCATCCGCGTTGGGAGTCGCCGTGGATTGCCACGCTGTTCCTCGGCGTGCCCTCGGCGGCGCTGAGCTTCAGTTCGAACCTGGCGGAGCTGACCTCCTTCACCGTGCTGCTGCTGGTGATGGTCTACCTGGTGGTGGCGCTCTGCGCGCTGTTCAGCCGCGTGCTGCGCCGCGACCGCGAGCACCCGTACCGCATGCCGCTGTGGCCGCTGCCGGCGATGCTGGCGGTGCTCGGCGCCGGCTACCTGTTGCTCAACCTGCTACTGGACGCCTCCTCGCGGGACGTCATGATCATTGTCGGGATACTGGCCGTGTCGGTGATTCTCTACAGCACCTACGGCAAGCTCAGCCCGGCCTTCCAGAAATTGTAA
- a CDS encoding sulfate ABC transporter substrate-binding protein, producing MKRLFSASLLAAGLALASAAQAAQPLLNVSYDVMRDFYKDYNAAFQKHWEAEKGEKITIQMSHGGSSKQARAVIDGLPADVITMNQATDIDALADNGALVPKDWATRLPNNSAPFTSATVFIVRKGNPKGLKDWDDLVKPGVQVVVPNPKTSGNGRYTYLSAWGYAQKHGADEAKAKTFVGQLFKNVPVLDTGGRAATTTFMQNQIGDVLVTFENEAEMIAREFGRGGFEVVYPSVSAEAEPPVAVVDKVVDKKGTRAEAEAYLKYLWSDEGQTIAANNYLRPRNPEVLAKFSDRFPKVDFFSVVKTFGDWRTVQKTHFADGGVFDQIYTPN from the coding sequence GTGAAACGTCTGTTCAGCGCCTCGCTGCTGGCCGCCGGCCTTGCCCTGGCCTCCGCCGCCCAGGCCGCCCAGCCCCTGCTCAACGTCTCCTACGACGTGATGCGCGACTTCTACAAGGACTACAACGCCGCCTTCCAGAAGCACTGGGAGGCCGAGAAAGGCGAGAAGATCACCATCCAGATGTCCCACGGCGGTTCCAGCAAACAGGCTCGCGCGGTCATCGACGGCCTGCCGGCCGACGTCATCACCATGAACCAGGCCACCGACATCGACGCCCTAGCCGACAACGGCGCCCTGGTGCCCAAGGACTGGGCGACCCGTCTGCCGAACAACAGCGCGCCCTTCACCTCGGCCACCGTATTCATCGTGCGCAAGGGCAACCCCAAGGGCCTGAAGGACTGGGACGACCTGGTGAAACCGGGCGTGCAGGTGGTGGTGCCGAACCCGAAGACCTCGGGCAACGGCCGCTACACCTACCTCTCCGCCTGGGGCTACGCGCAGAAGCATGGCGCGGATGAAGCCAAGGCCAAGACCTTCGTCGGCCAGCTGTTCAAGAACGTCCCGGTGCTGGATACCGGCGGCCGCGCGGCGACCACCACCTTCATGCAGAACCAGATCGGCGACGTGCTGGTGACCTTCGAGAACGAAGCCGAGATGATCGCCCGCGAGTTCGGCCGTGGCGGTTTCGAGGTGGTCTACCCGAGCGTTTCCGCCGAAGCCGAGCCGCCAGTGGCGGTGGTCGACAAGGTGGTCGACAAGAAAGGCACCCGCGCCGAAGCCGAGGCCTACCTGAAGTACCTGTGGTCCGACGAAGGCCAGACCATCGCCGCCAACAACTACCTGCGCCCGCGCAACCCGGAGGTGCTGGCCAAGTTCTCCGACCGTTTCCCGAAGGTGGACTTCTTCTCCGTGGTGAAGACCTTCGGTGACTGGCGCACCGTGCAGAAGACCCACTTCGCCGACGGCGGCGTGTTCGACCAGATCTACACGCCGAACTGA
- a CDS encoding DmpA family aminopeptidase: MRARQLGITLGLGTPGEFNAITDVPGVRVGHSTLIGERDGRAVRTGVTVVQPRAGAARRQPCFAGCHVLNGNGDATGLEWIREAGLLTTPIAITNTHSVGTVRDALIAAEHAELADPSIYWCMPVVMETYDGLLNDIWGQHVGAEQVREALAQVESGPVREGPVGGGTGMICHEFKGGIGTASRKLPAQQGGWTVGALVQANHGQRRELRVDGYPVGRHLGDLPSPFAEQGTPGMGSIVVILATDAPLLPHQCQRLAQRASLGIARTGGGTDDSSGDIFLAFATGNHDLPPADYGRKDLPLATALQMVNNDHISPLFAAAAEAVEEAIVNVLLAGKDMRTDDGVLVPALTEERLLAALREAGWRG, encoded by the coding sequence ATGCGCGCTCGTCAACTCGGCATCACCCTCGGCCTGGGTACTCCCGGCGAGTTCAACGCCATTACCGACGTTCCCGGCGTCCGCGTCGGCCACAGCACGCTGATCGGCGAGCGCGACGGCCGCGCCGTGCGCACCGGGGTCACGGTAGTCCAGCCTCGGGCTGGCGCGGCGCGGCGGCAACCCTGCTTCGCCGGCTGCCACGTGCTCAACGGCAACGGCGACGCCACCGGGCTGGAATGGATACGCGAGGCGGGGTTGCTGACCACGCCCATCGCCATCACCAACACCCACAGCGTGGGCACGGTGCGCGATGCGCTGATCGCAGCCGAGCATGCCGAGCTGGCGGACCCGTCCATCTACTGGTGCATGCCGGTGGTGATGGAAACCTATGACGGCCTGCTCAACGACATCTGGGGCCAGCACGTCGGCGCCGAGCAGGTGCGCGAGGCGCTGGCGCAGGTCGAGTCCGGCCCGGTGCGCGAAGGCCCGGTGGGCGGCGGCACGGGGATGATCTGCCACGAGTTCAAGGGCGGCATCGGCACCGCGTCGCGCAAGCTGCCGGCGCAGCAGGGCGGCTGGACCGTGGGGGCGCTGGTGCAGGCCAACCACGGCCAGCGTCGCGAGCTGCGGGTGGACGGTTATCCGGTCGGCCGTCACCTCGGTGATCTGCCGTCACCTTTTGCCGAGCAGGGCACGCCGGGCATGGGCTCCATCGTGGTGATCCTCGCCACCGACGCGCCGCTGTTGCCGCACCAGTGCCAGCGCCTGGCCCAGCGTGCGTCGCTGGGGATCGCTCGCACAGGCGGCGGGACCGACGATTCCAGCGGCGACATCTTCCTCGCCTTCGCCACCGGCAACCACGACCTGCCGCCGGCGGACTACGGGCGCAAGGATCTGCCGCTCGCCACGGCGCTGCAGATGGTCAACAACGACCACATCTCGCCGCTGTTCGCCGCCGCCGCCGAGGCGGTGGAGGAGGCCATCGTCAACGTGCTGCTGGCCGGCAAGGACATGCGCACCGACGACGGCGTGCTGGTGCCGGCGTTGACCGAAGAGCGCCTGCTGGCGGCATTGCGTGAAGCCGGCTGGAGGGGATGA